The genome window TATCTGCATCTAGTCCTGAAATGTCTGCTAAATAAACAACATTTACATCCGCTAACTGTGCAGTTAAATCTTCAATAGCGATTGATTTTTCTTCTCTAGTCATACTAAAAATTTTTAACTACCAATTATACTGCTTTAGGATCTAAAGCAATAGCAGGACTTTGAGTACTTGATAAGTGGATAGACTTAATATAAGTACCTTTTGCTGCAGTTGGTTTCAATTTGATTAATGTTTGAACAATTTCGTGTGCATTGTCATAGATTTTATCAGCATCAAAAGACACTCTACCTATTCCAGCGTGTACGATACCAGTTTTATCAACTTTGAAGTCGATTTTACCAGCTTTAACTTCTTGTACAGCTTTAGCAACATCCATAGTAACAGTCCCAGTTTTAGGGTTTGGCATTAAACCTCTTGGTCCTAAAACACGTCCTAATGGACCTAATTTACCCATAACAGCTGGCATAGTGATGATAACATCAACATCTGTCCAACCATCTTTAATTTTTTGAAGATAATCATCTAAACCTACGTGGTCTGCACCAGCAGCTTTAGCTTCAGCTTCTTTATCTGGAGTAACAAGCGCTAAAACTCTTACATCTTTACCAGTTCCGTGAGGTAATGTTACAACCCCTCTTACCATTTGATTCGCTTTTCTAGGATCTACACCTAATTTTACTGCGATATCAACAGACTCATCAAATTTTGCAGAAGCAACTTCTTTAATTAATGCAGAAGCATCTCTTAAAGTGTAAAGTCTATTCTTCTCAATTTTTGCTGCAGCCTCTTTTTGCTTTTTTGTCAATTTTGCCATTGTCTAATTTCTTTTTAGAGATTAAAAAGGAGCATTTCCTGTTACTGTTATACCCATAGATCTAGCTGTTCCAGCAATCATACTCATAGCTTTCTCAATTTCGAAAGCATTTAAGTCAGCCATTTTGTCTTCAGCAATAGTTCTAATTTGATCCCAAGTAACGTTAGCTACTTTTTTACGGTTAGGTTGCCCTGAACCAGACTTTAATTTCGCTGCTTCTAATAATTGAATTGCAGCAGGTGGCGTTTTAACAACAAAGTCAAAAGACTTGTCTTTATACACAGTAATTTGTACTGGTAATACTTTGCCAGGTTTATCTTGTGTTCTAGCATTGAACTGCTTACAGAACTCCATGATGTTAACCCCAGCAGCCCCCAAAGCAGGTCCAACCGGTGGCGATGGATTCGCAGCACCTCCCTTAACTTGTAGTTTAACTACTTTACTAACTTCTTTTGCCATTTTAAAAAAATTTAGCACATCTATCAATTGGAAGCGATTGATGTGATTTATATATGTAACTAATATTATACTTTTTCAACTTGCATGAAACTCAACTCTAATGGTGTTTTTCTTCCAAAAATCTTAACCATTACCTCAAGTTTACGCTTTTCTTCATTTACTTTTTCAATAGTACCATTAAAACCATTAAAAGGACCATCAATTACCTTAACTGTTTCACCAACACTATATGGTATAGCAACATTATCAACTTTAACAGATAATTCATCAACTTTTCCTAACATTCTGTTTACTTCAGATTGTCTTAATGGAACCGCATCTCCTCCTTTAGTTTCACCTAAAAAACCAATAACTCCAGGAATTGACTTGATAATATGAGGAATTTCACCAGTTAAGTTAGCTTCGATCATAATATAACCAGGAAAATAAACTTTATCCTTAGCTATTTTTTTACCATCTCTTACTTGAACTACTTTTTCAGTAGGAACAAGAACTTGAGAAATATAATCCGCCATTCCTAATCTAGCAGCCTCAGTTTCTATGTAAGCTTTAACTTTGTTTTCTTGACCACTTACAGCTCTTACCACATACCATTTATTAACATTATTATCAGCCATACTGTAAGTATTATTTTAAAATGTTAAAAAAACCTTCAAGAGCTTTTACAAATAACTCATCAACACCCCATGTTAATAAGGCGAAAATAACTGAAAAAACAGCAACAATAATTGTTAAACGTTGTACATCAGCCCAAATTGGCCAAGTTACGTTTGTTTTCAATTCATGAAAAGCCTCAGATATGTAATTAACTACTTTTGTCATTTTAATCTTTATTTGCACGGGCGGAGGGATTCGAACCCCCATCAATGGTTTTGGAGACCACTATACTAGCCCTTGTACTACGCCCGTTTGTTAAAAAACCAGCAGCTTAACTGCTGGTTTTATTTATTGTTGACTTATAATTAGTCTAAAATTTCAGTAACCTGACCAGCACCTACTGTTCTACCACCCTCACGGATAGCGAAACGTAAACCTACTGATAAAGCGATAGGGCTTAATAATTGAACATCAATTGTTAAGTTATCACCAGGCATAACCATCTCTACACCAGCTGGTAAAGAAATTGTGCCAGTTACGTCAGTTGTACGTACGTAGAACTGTGGACGGTAGTTATTGTGGAATGGAGTGTGACGTCCACCTTCTTCTTTTTTCAAGATATAAACCTCAGCTTTGAAGTGTGCGTGTGGCTTAACAGATCCTGGCTTAATAATAACCATTCCTCTTTTGATATCTTCTTTAGCGATACCTCTTAATAATAAACCTACGTTATCACCAGCTTCACCTCTATCAAGGATTTTGCGGAACATCTCAACTCCTGTAATAGTAGAAGTTAATTTGTCAGCCCCCATACCAATGATTTCAACAGCGTCACCAGTATTAGCAACTCCAGTTTCGATACGACCTGTAGCAACAGTTCCACGACCTGTAATTGTAAATACGTCCTCAACTGGCATCAAGAAAGGCTTATCAACATCACGAGCAGGTAATTCAATCCAGTTATCAACAGCTTCCATTAAAGCTAATACTGTATCAACCCATTTTGGCTCACCATTTAAAGCTCCTAAAGCAGATCCTTGGATAACTGGTCCATTATCACCATCATATTGATAGAAAGATAATAAATCTCTGATTTCCATTTCTACTAACTCTAACAACTCAGCATCATCAACCATATCAACTTTGTTCATGAATACAACCATTCTAGGTACACCTACTTGACGACCTAAAAGGATGTGCTCTCTAGTTTGCGGCATAGGACCATCAGTAGCAGCAACTACTAAGATAGCACCGTCCATTTGAGCAGCACCTGTAACCATGTTCTTAACGTAATCCGCGTGACCTGGACAGTCAACGTGAGCGTAGTGACGGTTAGCTGTAGAATATTCTACGTGAGATGTATTAATAGTAATACCTCTTTCTTTTTCTTCTGGAGCATTATCAATTTGATCAAATGATTTTGCTTCTGATAAACCTGCATCAGCTAACACTTTAGTAATAGCAGCTGTTAATGTAGTTTTACCGTGGTCAACGTGTCCGATAGTTCCAATATTTAAATGGGGCTTCGAACGATCAAAGGTTTCTTTTGCCATGATTTAATAATTTAATCTTAGTTATATATTAGTGTTCAAAAAATAAACTTCTTTAAGAGCCAATGACGGGAATTGAACCCGTGACCTCTTCCTTACCAAGGAAGCACTCTACCCCTGAGCTACACCGGCTTTTGTGTGTTCAGAAGTTAGCCATCAGAATTCAGAAAAACCAAATCCTTTACTCTAAATTCAAAATCTCGTGGGGAGAGCAGGATTCGAACCTGCGAAGACGTAGTCAGCGGATTTACAGTCCGCCCTCGTTGGCCGCTTGAGTATCTCCCCAAACCATTTACATTCAGTTACTTATAATTTGAGCCGATGGAGGGACTCGAACCCACGACCTGCTGATTACAAATCAGCTGCTCTAGCCAGCTGAGCTACACCGGCAACTTGAATATAAAAAGTCCGCTATTTCTAACGGACTGCAAATGTATATAATTTATTTTTGAATCAAAACATTTTTTATGTTTTTTTTATTTTTATGAATGCGCTCTTAATTTTTCCTTTCTTTTTACAATTACTCGCTCTAATGAATCTACCGATAAATCAACTGCTTCTTCAAAACTTTTAGCCGTTTTTTTAACTAGAAAATCATCTCCTGGAACGTTAATTTTTATCTCTACTGTTTTATTTTCTTTATCACTGGTATTTTCAAGTCTTAAAAAAACTTCCGATGAAACTATTTTATCATAATACTTTTCCAATTTATCCATTCTTTCTTGAATGAAATCTACCAATTTTCTGTCTACATTAAAATTTACTGCTTGCACATTAACTTTCATAATTCTGTTAATTAAAAGGTTATACAATAGAGTTACTTTTTATTTCTTGGGTGCGCATCTTGATATACTTTTTTCAATTCAGCCAAACTACTATGCGTATATATTTGAGTAGAAGACAAACTTGCATGACCCAATAACTCTTTTACGGAATTTAAATCGGCTCCATTATTCAACAGATGTGTTGCAAAGGAATGCCTAAGAACGTGTGGACTCTTCTTTTCTTTTTTCGAGACAGTACTAAAGTAATCATTTATTAAACGATATACAAGCGATTCACTTACTTTATTTCCGGTTTTAGATAAAATTAACACCTCGTCATCTTTAATGCTCTCTAAATGATTTCGTTGCTCTTTATACAGCTTATATAATTCAATCGTACAATCTAATAATGGAATAATTCGCTCTTTATTTCGTTTACCTAAAACCCTAATTGTTTTTTGTAATTCGTTTACACTACTCATTTTTAAATTAATCAACTCTGCCCTTCTTATTCCAGTTGTGTAAAACAATTCTATTACAAATCTATTTCGAACACCTTCAAAATCAATTGGATATTCATTTTCAACAAACACATCTTGCAATTCTTTTTCCGAAAATGGAATTTGGACTTTTTTAGCTGTTTTTAACGACTTGTGCTTCAATAAAGGATTTATAGCAATCTGTTTGACTTTCAGTAAAAATTTATAATAGGATTTTAAAGCTGAAACTTTTCGGTTAACCGAAGTGGTTGACATATTTTGTTCCACTAAAATTACAATCCAATTTCTAATGTTTGGATACACAACTTCTTCAAGTGTTAAAGAATTCTCTTTTAAATACTCTTGAAAAGACAAAATATCATCTAAATAAGCACGAACAGTTAAAGGAGAATAATTCTTCTCCTTAACCAAATAATCTTGATATGCTTGTAAATTTGTAGACATAAAAAAACCGCTAACAACAAAGTTACACTTTATTAATTAGCGGTTAGTATAGTTTATTCAAAAAATATTAACTCTCTAATGAGTCTCTTAATCCTTGAATGTAAGCAGCTTTTTGAATTTGAGCTCTTTTAACTACAGAAGGTTTAATGAAAGCTTGACGTGCACGTAACTGACGAACAGTTCCTGTTTTATCAAATTTTCTTTTATAGCGCTTTAATGCTCTATCGATATTTTCTCCGTCTTTAATTGGTATAATTAACATAATATAGACACCTCCTCTCGTTAAGGCTGCAAAATTATAAATTAATTTTAAATAACAAATTATTTATTGAAATTATTTTACTGCAGGCTTATAATTCTGATTATCAATAATCATTTTAGATAGAATTTCTTTTAAAATTTCAGAAGTTCCACCACCAATTGGCCCTAAACGACTATCTCTTAATAAACGCGCTAATGGATATTCTTCCATATAACCGTAACCACCTAACATTTGCAAGCAATCGTAAATAGCAAGATCAGCAACTTTAGTTGATTTTAATTTTGCCATTGTCGCTTCTTTAACAACATATTCTTTATTATTTAATCTCGCAACAGCGGCATAATTAAACACTTTACAATGTTCAACTTCAGTAGCGTGCTCAACCATGGTATGTCTTAAAGCTTGGAACTTGTTAATAGGACTTCCAAAAGCCTCACGTTGGGACATATATTCTAATGTATACTCTATAGCATATTCCGCTCTTGCGTGTGCATTAATCGCCATAATCAAACGCTCTAATGCAAAATGTTGCATGATATAAGGAAATCCTTTTCCTTCTTCTCCCATTAAATTCTCTAATGGAATTTCCACATTATCAAAAGCAATTTCAGCAGTATCAGAAGCTCTCCAACCTAATTTATCTAATTTAGTTGCAGATATTCCATTTGTTTTAGCATCAACTAAAAATATACTTACACCTTTATTACCAAGTTCAGGATTTGTTTTAGCTGCCACAACATAGTAATCTGCATAAACACCATTAGTAATAAAGGTTTTAGAACCGTTTATTACATATTTATCACCATTTTTAACAGCTGTTGTACGCATTCCTGCAACATCACTTCCTCCAAAAGGCTCAGTTATACACAAAGCTCCAATCTTCATTCCTGCAATACTTGGCGCTAAATAATTTTGTTTGATTCTTTCATCACCTTCAGCATTTAAATGTGTCATCGCTAAATATGCATGAGCCCACATAGCTGCAGCAAAACCAGAAGATTTTACCTTTTGAAGCTCTTCCAAGAAGATAACTGTATAAAATAAATCTAAATTCATTCCACCATAAGCCTCAGGATAATTTAATCCGAAAAAACCCATTTCACCAAACTTTTCCCAAATAAAACGCTCAATGGTTCCAGTTTTTTCCCACTTCTCGATATGAGGCACAACTTCTTTTTGTAAAAAGTCTCTAAAACTTGCTCTAAACAAATTATGCTCCTCTGTGAAATATATTGAATTCATAAAATATAAAATTGTATTGTTTACTTTTTTTATGTTATTATTTTAAAAATCCAAATATAAGACGATTAAATTTAATTTTTCGTTAGGCAAGCCCTTAATTTTTGTTAAATCATCAAAATTCTTGATTTCACCATTCATTGTTCTATAGATTACAATCTCTTTAGCAAGTGAATAATTAAAATAAGGAAACTTAGCTAATTCTTTTTGAGACAAATCATTTATTGCTATTTTTTTGATACCATTGTTACTTTTTACGGCGAAGCGTTTATTTAAATCCGCAATAGCTTCTGGACTAATTCCCCAAATAAACTGAAATTGCTCCATACTTGCGAAAGCTCCGAATTTTTCTTTTTCAAGTAAAATTTTATCTGCTAACTTTTCACCAATCCCATAAACCGCAATTAAATCTTCACGAGTTGCCGTATTGATATCTTTTTGAATGATTTTCTCTTTTTCTTTTGGTAAAAACTTATGAAACTTTTCAGAAGTAGCAACTCCTTTGTTTTTAACCCAATCAGGAAATTTAAAATATGGACTAATTTTAGACAAAAATGCAGTAGAAACTTTTGTCACCTTTTGGAATTCTTCAGCCGAATTTACAAACTTTCCTGATTTTCTGTAAGCATGTAAACGATCTATTTCTTCAATAGACATTCCCAATTTATAACCTTTATAATCGGTTATATAATTTGGATTAAAAGGATAAATTGTATCTTTTCTTGTAACCTTTATTTCTTTGAGACTATCTATTTCGTTTTGAACCAACAACCAAGCTTTGTCTTCGGCTTCAGATTTACTCGAAATAAGATTATTTTTAAAAATAAAATATCCTAATTGAACACAAATTATAATTACAAACAACAAAAAAATCCCACTTCTGTGTTCTCTTGAAAACAGGAAGTAGGATTTTAACTTTTTCATTATTCAAATATTTTATTCTTCTTTACGAACTAATTCTTCATCGTTTTCTGAAAAAGAATCAGGCTCTTGAGCAGGCGGAGTTGTTAAAACTTTATAAAAAAAGTAACCTGTTAAACAAATAACAGTCCCTTGTGCCAAAACCATAGTAATTAATGCTGATGAATTCATAATGTAGCCCTCCCTTCTTTAACTCTCTTTTTATATGCAACAAAAACGATAACTGAAATAAAAATAAACAATGTTAATAATAACATTCTACCTATAAATTTGTATAATGCATTGTTTGTAAAACTACCTTTTGCGATTGCATCACCCGGCTTAACAACATCACCAACTTTTATAGTTGTTTCTTGATTTAATTTAGTATCGAATGTATACTCTTTAACATCTGTGAATTTTTCTACTAAAACTTGATTAGATACTTTATCAAATTTCTTTCTTTCGTTTTCAAATTCAAATTTAACATAGTCAGACTTTACTTCAACGACTTTTCCTGAAGACATTCCTGACCCTTCAAAATTTTCAACATAAAACTCATCAGCAAACCATTCTTTATTATGTGTATCTTTATCTTGAACTTTACTAACCCAATCTGGAATACTTGTAATTAATACTGCTCCTAATAATAAAGGTGTAATAATCAATATTACATATTTAAAGAATTTTGGCAATTTAATATCCGCTCCTTTATTGATTTCTTCCCAACCTCTATTAATTCCAAAAATATAAGAGAACAATACTGTTTCTAAAAAGGCAAATACAACCAAACTTACAGTTCCAGCCCAATAGTCATATTGATCAAAAATTCCTTCATTATAAAAAATAACTGTTGGTAGTCCCATAATTAATGCTAAAGCCCCAAAAGACCAAGCCCCTTTATTTTTGCTCCAACCAAATTCATCAGACATAAAGCCCATCCACGGAGTTCCCATTGCTAATGATGACGTAATTCCAGCAAAGAATAAAAGCCCAAACCAAAAAACTCCTGCTAATATTGCCAAAACCCCACCCCATTGCTGGAATAAATAAGGCATAGTTTGGAAAGCCATACCAAAACCTGCGTTTTGTATAACCCAATCCAATCCTAAATAACCAGCCGCAATTGGAATTACGATTAACGATCCTAATACTACTTCAACAAACTCATTCATGAAACCTGCAGAAACAGCATTTAAAGCAACATCATCTCGTTCTTTAAGATAGGCAGCATAACAATGAATAGTACCCATACCTACTGAAAGAGTAAAGAAAATTTGTCCAGCAGCAGCTAACCAAACTTTAGGATTAGCCAAAGAATCAAACTGAGGTGTCCATAAGAAATTCAGACCATCCCAAGCATTTGCATTTGGAAAAATATCAGATGCTCCACTTGTTCCTAAAGTAACCCCTCTTACTGCTAAAATTACACCAAATAAAATCAATAATGGCATACCAATCTTAGCAACTTTTTCAATTCCTCCTAATCCTTTTGATAAAATCCAAGTATTTAAAAGTAAACATAAAATATAAAAAACAACTGCTTCATAAGGAATTCCAGTTGTAGAATGAGAAATATCTACATAAGAATTAAAGAAATTAGCTACATCCCCTTGACTCATACCATTAAATGTACCCACAACTGAGTGATAAACATAAGACATTGTCCAAGACTCAATATAACAATAGTAAGCAGCTACTGCAATGTTTGTAAAAATTCCAAAAACTCCAATATATTTCCAAATACGACCTTTTGCCATCGTATCCAAAATATATGGCGTACTATGGTTTCCGAATTTACCACCAAAACGACCTGTCGACCATTCAATCAACAAAAGCGGTATACCCATTAATAAAAAACACACTAAATAAGGAATAATAAAGGCTCCTCCTCCATTTTGTACTGCCTGAACTGGGAATCTTAAAAAGTTACCTAATCCAACAGCATTTCCAGCCATGGCTAAGATAAGTCCAACGCGTGAACCCCACGATTCTGTTTTTGTTGACATAAAATTTTATTGGTTGTTAATTTTTCAAAGATAAGAAAACTATCCAAAAATCAAATAAAAGTTAAGAAATAGCTATTAAAGATCAAAAACCGAACTTCTTTTTGTACGTATCATATCTTTTAATTTTAATAAAAAGGCTAAAGTTAAATACAAACCAAATC of Flavobacterium channae contains these proteins:
- the rplA gene encoding 50S ribosomal protein L1, giving the protein MAKLTKKQKEAAAKIEKNRLYTLRDASALIKEVASAKFDESVDIAVKLGVDPRKANQMVRGVVTLPHGTGKDVRVLALVTPDKEAEAKAAGADHVGLDDYLQKIKDGWTDVDVIITMPAVMGKLGPLGRVLGPRGLMPNPKTGTVTMDVAKAVQEVKAGKIDFKVDKTGIVHAGIGRVSFDADKIYDNAHEIVQTLIKLKPTAAKGTYIKSIHLSSTQSPAIALDPKAV
- the rplK gene encoding 50S ribosomal protein L11; translated protein: MAKEVSKVVKLQVKGGAANPSPPVGPALGAAGVNIMEFCKQFNARTQDKPGKVLPVQITVYKDKSFDFVVKTPPAAIQLLEAAKLKSGSGQPNRKKVANVTWDQIRTIAEDKMADLNAFEIEKAMSMIAGTARSMGITVTGNAPF
- the nusG gene encoding transcription termination/antitermination protein NusG, whose protein sequence is MADNNVNKWYVVRAVSGQENKVKAYIETEAARLGMADYISQVLVPTEKVVQVRDGKKIAKDKVYFPGYIMIEANLTGEIPHIIKSIPGVIGFLGETKGGDAVPLRQSEVNRMLGKVDELSVKVDNVAIPYSVGETVKVIDGPFNGFNGTIEKVNEEKRKLEVMVKIFGRKTPLELSFMQVEKV
- the secE gene encoding preprotein translocase subunit SecE, coding for MTKVVNYISEAFHELKTNVTWPIWADVQRLTIIVAVFSVIFALLTWGVDELFVKALEGFFNILK
- the tuf gene encoding elongation factor Tu; protein product: MAKETFDRSKPHLNIGTIGHVDHGKTTLTAAITKVLADAGLSEAKSFDQIDNAPEEKERGITINTSHVEYSTANRHYAHVDCPGHADYVKNMVTGAAQMDGAILVVAATDGPMPQTREHILLGRQVGVPRMVVFMNKVDMVDDAELLELVEMEIRDLLSFYQYDGDNGPVIQGSALGALNGEPKWVDTVLALMEAVDNWIELPARDVDKPFLMPVEDVFTITGRGTVATGRIETGVANTGDAVEIIGMGADKLTSTITGVEMFRKILDRGEAGDNVGLLLRGIAKEDIKRGMVIIKPGSVKPHAHFKAEVYILKKEEGGRHTPFHNNYRPQFYVRTTDVTGTISLPAGVEMVMPGDNLTIDVQLLSPIALSVGLRFAIREGGRTVGAGQVTEILD
- the hpf gene encoding ribosome hibernation-promoting factor, HPF/YfiA family, with translation MKVNVQAVNFNVDRKLVDFIQERMDKLEKYYDKIVSSEVFLRLENTSDKENKTVEIKINVPGDDFLVKKTAKSFEEAVDLSVDSLERVIVKRKEKLRAHS
- a CDS encoding tyrosine-type recombinase/integrase, translated to MSTNLQAYQDYLVKEKNYSPLTVRAYLDDILSFQEYLKENSLTLEEVVYPNIRNWIVILVEQNMSTTSVNRKVSALKSYYKFLLKVKQIAINPLLKHKSLKTAKKVQIPFSEKELQDVFVENEYPIDFEGVRNRFVIELFYTTGIRRAELINLKMSSVNELQKTIRVLGKRNKERIIPLLDCTIELYKLYKEQRNHLESIKDDEVLILSKTGNKVSESLVYRLINDYFSTVSKKEKKSPHVLRHSFATHLLNNGADLNSVKELLGHASLSSTQIYTHSSLAELKKVYQDAHPRNKK
- the rpsU gene encoding 30S ribosomal protein S21 translates to MLIIPIKDGENIDRALKRYKRKFDKTGTVRQLRARQAFIKPSVVKRAQIQKAAYIQGLRDSLES
- a CDS encoding acyl-CoA dehydrogenase family protein, translated to MNSIYFTEEHNLFRASFRDFLQKEVVPHIEKWEKTGTIERFIWEKFGEMGFFGLNYPEAYGGMNLDLFYTVIFLEELQKVKSSGFAAAMWAHAYLAMTHLNAEGDERIKQNYLAPSIAGMKIGALCITEPFGGSDVAGMRTTAVKNGDKYVINGSKTFITNGVYADYYVVAAKTNPELGNKGVSIFLVDAKTNGISATKLDKLGWRASDTAEIAFDNVEIPLENLMGEEGKGFPYIMQHFALERLIMAINAHARAEYAIEYTLEYMSQREAFGSPINKFQALRHTMVEHATEVEHCKVFNYAAVARLNNKEYVVKEATMAKLKSTKVADLAIYDCLQMLGGYGYMEEYPLARLLRDSRLGPIGGGTSEILKEILSKMIIDNQNYKPAVK
- a CDS encoding ComEA family DNA-binding protein; translation: MKKLKSYFLFSREHRSGIFLLFVIIICVQLGYFIFKNNLISSKSEAEDKAWLLVQNEIDSLKEIKVTRKDTIYPFNPNYITDYKGYKLGMSIEEIDRLHAYRKSGKFVNSAEEFQKVTKVSTAFLSKISPYFKFPDWVKNKGVATSEKFHKFLPKEKEKIIQKDINTATREDLIAVYGIGEKLADKILLEKEKFGAFASMEQFQFIWGISPEAIADLNKRFAVKSNNGIKKIAINDLSQKELAKFPYFNYSLAKEIVIYRTMNGEIKNFDDLTKIKGLPNEKLNLIVLYLDF
- a CDS encoding sodium-dependent transporter, which encodes MSTKTESWGSRVGLILAMAGNAVGLGNFLRFPVQAVQNGGGAFIIPYLVCFLLMGIPLLLIEWSTGRFGGKFGNHSTPYILDTMAKGRIWKYIGVFGIFTNIAVAAYYCYIESWTMSYVYHSVVGTFNGMSQGDVANFFNSYVDISHSTTGIPYEAVVFYILCLLLNTWILSKGLGGIEKVAKIGMPLLILFGVILAVRGVTLGTSGASDIFPNANAWDGLNFLWTPQFDSLANPKVWLAAAGQIFFTLSVGMGTIHCYAAYLKERDDVALNAVSAGFMNEFVEVVLGSLIVIPIAAGYLGLDWVIQNAGFGMAFQTMPYLFQQWGGVLAILAGVFWFGLLFFAGITSSLAMGTPWMGFMSDEFGWSKNKGAWSFGALALIMGLPTVIFYNEGIFDQYDYWAGTVSLVVFAFLETVLFSYIFGINRGWEEINKGADIKLPKFFKYVILIITPLLLGAVLITSIPDWVSKVQDKDTHNKEWFADEFYVENFEGSGMSSGKVVEVKSDYVKFEFENERKKFDKVSNQVLVEKFTDVKEYTFDTKLNQETTIKVGDVVKPGDAIAKGSFTNNALYKFIGRMLLLTLFIFISVIVFVAYKKRVKEGRATL